From Cinclus cinclus chromosome 2, bCinCin1.1, whole genome shotgun sequence, one genomic window encodes:
- the ADAMTS1 gene encoding A disintegrin and metalloproteinase with thrombospondin motifs 1 encodes MRSGGRLPALAPVLAALLGLCSAERRALVLPRRLGAPGARERFRLEAFGERLTLELEPDSSFLAPDFTLQYLGGPPPPPEDDLSRCFYSGTVNRDPGSAAALSLCAGLRGAFSLRGRQYLIQPAPGTAHRHGPHLLHLRGAPRAARCAVAEAGAGAEGPEPVEPAETRSRRKKRFVSSPRYVETMLVADQSMAEFHGSGLKHYLLTLLSVAAKLYKHPSIRNSISLVVVKIMVIYEERKGPDISSNAALTLRNFCSWQKQHNPPSDRHAEHYDTAILFTRQDLCGAKTCDTLGMADVGTVCDLNRSCSIIEDDGLQAAFTTAHELGHVFNMPHDDAKQCAGINGMSRDFHMMASMLSNLDRSQPWSPCSAYMITTFLDNGHGECLLDKPHRPIQLPSDLPGTLYDANRQCQFTFGDESKHCPDAASTCTTLWCTGTSGGLLVCQTKHFPWADGTSCGEGKWCMNGKCVNKTEKKHYDTPVHGSWGSWGAWGECSRSCGGGVQYSFRECDNPVPRNGGKYCEGKRVQYRSCNIEDCPDNNGKTFREEQCEKHNEFSKSAFGSGPAVEWTPKFAGVSPKDRCKLVCRAKGTGYFFVLQPKVVDGTPCSPDSTSVCVQGQCVKAGCDRTIGSNKKFDKCGICGGNGSTCKKVSGTLVRAKPGYHDVVTIPAGATNIEVKQRNHRGARHDGSFLAIKAADGTYVLNGDYTLSTLEQDITYKGSVLRYSGSSAALERIRSFSPLKEPLTIQVLTVGDLPQPKIKFTYFVKKPAQPGSDKAAGRKKESFNAIREIISSEWVIEEWGECSKSCGSGWQRRAVECRDPRGRPAADCARELKPSNLRPCADVPCPQWQLGDWSPCSKTCGKGFKKRLLKCVSSDGGVLPQESCEPSKKPKHLIDFCNATDCS; translated from the exons ATGAGGAGCGGGGGGCGGCTGCCGGCGCTGGCGCCGGTGCTGGCGgcgctgctggggctgtgtagCGCCGAGCGCAGGGCGCTGGTGCTGCCGCGGCGCCTGGGCGCGCCCGGCGCCCGCGAGCGCTTCCGCCTGGAGGCCTTCGGGGAGCGCCTGACGCTGGAGCTGGAACCCGACAGCAGCTTCCTGGCCCCGGACTTCACCCTGCAGTACCTAGgcgggccgccgccgccgcccgagGACGACCTCTCCCGCTGCTTCTACTCCGGCACGGTGAACCGGGACCCCGGCTCGGCGGCCGCGCTCAGCCTGTGCGCGGGGCTGCGCGGCGCCTTCTCGCTGCGGGGCCGCCAGTACCTCATCCAGCCGGCGCCCGGCACCGCGCACCGCCACGGGCCGCACCTCCTGCACCTCCGCGGCGCCCCGCGGGCCGCCCGCTGCGCCGTGGCCGAGGCGGGGGCCGGGGCGGAGGGGCCGGAGCCCGTCGAGCCCGCAG AAACgagaagcaggaggaagaagaggttcGTGTCCAGCCCCCGCTACGTGGAGACCATGCTGGTGGCCGACCAGTCCATGGCTGAGTTCCACGGCAGCGGGCTGAAGCACTACCTGCTGACCCTGCTCTCCGTGGCCGCCAAGCTGTACAAGCACCCCAGCATTCGCAACTCCATCAGCCTCGTGGTGGTGAAGATCATGGTCATTTACGAGGAGCGCAAGGGCCCGGATATCTCCTCCAACGCCGCCCTGACTCTGAGGAACTTCTGCAgctggcagaagcagcacaacCCGCCCAGCGACCGGCACGCCGAGCACTACGACACAGCCATCCTCTTCACCAGGCAG GACCTGTGCGGTGCCAAGACATGTGATACTCTTGGGATGGCTGATGTGGGAACAGTTTGTGATCTAAACCGCAGTTGCTCTATCATAGAAGACGATGGTTTGCAGGCTGCCTTCACAACAGCCCACGAATTAG GCCACGTGTTTAACATGCCTCATGACGATGCAAAGCAGTGTGCTGGCATCAATGGAATGAGCCGGGATTTCCACATGATGGCATCCATGCTCTCCAACCTGGACCGCAGCCAGCCCTGGTCCCCATGCAGTGCCTACATGATTACAACATTTTTGGATAACGGTCATG gGGAGTGTTTGTTGGACAAGCCCCACAGGCCCATCCAGCTCCCTTCGGACTTGCCTGGCACGCTGTACGATGccaacaggcagtgccagttcACGTTTGGAGATGAGTCCAAGCACTGCCCTGACGCAGCCAGTACGTGCACAACGCTGTGGTGCACCGGCACCTCGGGAGGGCTGCTCGTGTGCCAAACCAAACACTTCCCTTGGGCAGACGGCACCAGCTGCGGGGAAGGGAAGTGGTGCATGAATGGCAAGTGTGTGAATAAGACTGAGAAGAAGCATTATGAT ACACCAGTGCATGggagctgggggtcctggggggcgTGGGGCGAGTGCTCCCGGAGCTGCGGTGGCGGAGTGCAGTATTCCTTCAGGGAATGTGACAACCCTGTCCCCAGGAACGGGGGCAAGTACTGCGAAGGGAAACGGGTGCAGTACAGGTCCTGTAACATCGAGGACTGCCCTGACAACAATG GCAAAACGTTCAGGGAGGAGCAGTGTGAGAAGCACAACGAGTTTTCCAAGTCGGCCTTTGGAAGTGGACCTGCAGTGGAGTGGACACCCAAGTTTGCTGGTGTGTCTCCAAAGGACAGGTGCAAGCTGGTTTGCAGGGCCAAGGGAACGGGATACTTCTTTGTTCTACAGCCAAAG GTGGTGGATGGCACCCCGTGCAGCCCCGACTCCACGTCTGTGTGCGTGCAGGGCCAGTGTGTGAAGGCCGGCTGCGACCGCACCATCGGCTCCAACAAGAAGTTTGACAAGTGTGGCATCTGCGGGGGCAACGGCTCCACCTGCAAGAAGGTGTCTGGTACCCTTGTGAGAGCCAA ACCCGGCTACCACGACGTGGTCACCATCCCAGCGGGGGCCACCAACATCGAGGTGAAGCAGCGGAATCACCGGGGCGCCAGGCACGATGGCAGCTTCCTGGCCATCAAAGCCGCCGACGGCACCTACGTCCTCAACGGCGACTACACGCTGTCCACGCTGGAGCAGGACATCACCTACAAGGGCAGCGTGCTGCGCTACAGCGGCTCCTCGGCCGCCCTGGAGCGCATCCGCAGCTTCAGCCCGCTGAAGGAGCCCCTGACCATCCAGGTGCTGACGGTGGGCGACCTGCCGCAGCCCAAGATCAAGTTCACCTACTTCGTGAAGAAGCCGGCACAGCCCGGCTCCGACAAGGCGGCCGGCAGGAAGAAAGAATCCTTCAACGCCATCAGGGAGATCATCTCCTCGGAGTGGGTGATCGAGGAGTGGGGCGAGTGCTCCAAGTCGTGCGGCTCGGGCTGGCAGAGGCGCGCCGTGGAGTGCCGGGACCCGCGGGGCCGGCCGGCCGCCGACTGCGCCCGTGAGCTGAAGCCCAGCAACCTGCGGCCCTGCGCCGACGTGCCCTGCCCGCAGTGGCAGCTGGGGGACTGGTCCCCCTGCTCCAAGACGTGTGGGAAAGGCTTCAAGAAGAGGTTGTTGAAATGTGTCTCCTCCGACGGCGGTGTGCTGCCCCAAGAAAGCTGTGAGCCCTCCAAGAAACCCAAGCACCTGATAGACTTCTGCAACGCCACGGACTGCAGCTAG